A genomic window from Purpureocillium takamizusanense chromosome 2, complete sequence includes:
- the RAD3 gene encoding DNA helicase (EggNog:ENOG503NTYR~COG:K~COG:L~BUSCO:EOG09260ZWU) encodes MRFDIDGLPVLFPYPRIYPEQYAYMCDLKKTLDAGGHCVLEMPSGTGKTVSLLSLIVAYQQHMPEKRKLIYCSRTMSEIEKALVELKALMKYRADQLGYEEDFRGLGLTSRKNLCLHPSVKREKSGSVVDARCRSLTAGFVKEKKDRGESVDVCVYHDNLDLLEPHNLIPNGVWTFDGILRYGEEHKQCPYFTARRMMQYCNVVIFSYHYLLDPKIAERVSRDFSKDCIVVFDEAHNIDNVCIESLSTDITEDSLRRATRGAHNLEQKISDMRDTDQEQLQNEYQKLVQGLREADEARQEDAFMSNPVLPEDLLKEAVPGNIRRAEHFVAFLKRFIEYLKTRMKVRQVISETPPSFLAHLKEHTFIEKKPLRFCAERLTSLVRTLELTNIEDYQPLQEVATFATLVATYEKGFLLILEPYESDTAEVPNPILHFTCLDAAIAIRPVFERFYSVIITSGTISPLEMYPKMLDFSTVIQESYSMTLARRSFLPMIVTRGSDQASISTSFQVRNEPSVVRNYGTLLTEFAKITPDGLVVFFPSYLYMESIISMWQGMGILDEVWKYKLILVETPDAQETSLALETYRTACCNGRGAILLCVARGKVSEGIDFDHQYGRTVLCIGVPFQYTESRILKARLEFLRETYRIKENDFLSFDAMRHAAQCLGRVLRGKDDYGIMVLADRRFQKKRSQLPKWINQGLLDADVNLSTDMAVSSARRFLRTMAQPFRAKDQEGISTWGYQDLREHKEKMDAERKREEEEAQRNVTVKDLASLNTYEYDDEELDQEMMELDDF; translated from the exons AAACCCTCGATGCAGGTGGTCACTGCGTCTTGGAGATGCCCTCAGGAACAGGGAAGACCGTGTCGCTTCTCTCCCTCATCGTGGCCTATCAGCAGCACATGCCTGAGAAGCGAAAGCTTATTTACTGCTCGC GGACCATGTCAGAGATCGAAAAGGCTCTTGTTGAGTTGAAAGCCTTGATGAAGTATCGCGCGGATCAGCTTGGGTACGAAGAAGACTTCCGTGGGCTCGGTCTCACTAGCCGGAAGAACTTATGCCTTCACCCCTCCGTGAAGCGTGAAAAGAGCGGCtctgtcgtcgacgcccggTGCAGAAGCTTGACTGCTGGGTTCGTCAAGGAAAAGAAGGATCGCGGCGAGAGTGTCGACGTCTGCGTATACCATGAT AATTTAGATCTGCTAGAACCTCACAATCTGATACCCAACGGAGTGTGGACCTTCGACGGTATTCTGCGCTATGGAGAGGAGCATAAGCAGTGTCCATACTTCACTGCACGGCGGATG ATGCAATACTGCAACGTCGTCATTTTCTCATACCATTACCTGCTCGATCCAAAAATAGCCGAACGGGTCTCCCGAGATTTTTCTAAAGactgcatcgtcgtcttcgacgaggcgcaTAACATCGACAATGTTTGCATCGAGTCTTTAAGTACCGACATCACTGAAGATTCTTTGAGAAGAGCCACCCGCGGCGCGCACAACCTGGAGCAAAAAATCTCAGACATGCGAGACACTGATCAGGAACAGCTCCAGAACGAGTACCAGAAGTTGGTACAAGGCCTCCGTGAGGCAGACGAAGCGCGCCAGGAGGACGCTTTCATGTCAAATCCAG TACTTCCCGAGGACCTTTTGAAAGAAGCCGTGCCAGGCAACATCAGACGAGCAGAACACTTCGTTGCATTCCTCAAGAGGTTCATCGAGTATCTCAAG ACTCGCATGAAGGTGCGGCAGGTCATTTCAGAGACACCGCCCTCTTTCTTGGCGCACCTTAAGGAGCACACTTTTATCGAGAAGAAACCACTCAGGTTCTGTGCCGAGCGCCTGACGTCGCTTGTCCGAACATTGGAACTCACAAACATTGAGGACTACCAACCTCTTCAAGAAGTCGCCACTTTTGCCACACTAGTTGCGACGTATGAGAAGGGGTTCTTACTCATTCTTGAACCATACGAATCCGACACCGCCGAGGTTCCCAACCCTATTTTACATTTCACCTGCCTCGATGCGGCAATTGCGATTCGTCCAGTGTTCGAGAGATTCTACTCAGTGATCATCACCTCGGGTACTATCTCTCCGCTGGAGATGTACCCTAAGATGTTGGACTTCTCCACTGTCATTCAGGAATCGTACAGCATGACACTTGCTCGTCGGTCCTTCTTGCCCATGATCGTGACCAGAGGCAGCGACCAAGCCTCCATCTCAACTAGTTTCCAGGTCCGCAACGAACCTAGTGTTGTGCGAAACTACGGCACTCTTCTGACCGAATTCGCCAAAATAACTCCCGATGGTCTGGTTGTCTTCTTTCCGTCTTATCTCTATATGGAGTCCATCATCAGCATGTGGCAGGGCATGGGCATTCTAGACGAGGTATGGAAATACAAGCTTATTCTGGTCGAAACGCCGGATGCGCAGGAGACTTCGTTGGCCCTCGAGACGTACAGGACAGCCTGCTGCAATGGCAGAGGCGCGATACTGCTCTGTGTCGCGCGAGGAAAGGTCTCGGAGGGTATCGACTTCGACCACCAGTACGGCCGTACTGTGCTTTGCATAGGCGTGCCTTTTCAGTACACCGAATCAAGAATCCTGAAGGCCCGGCTCGAGTTCCTGAGAGAGACCTATCGCATCAAAGAGAACGACTTTTTGTCTTTTGACGCAATGCGTCACGCCGCCCAATGCCTGGGCCGAGTGCTGCGAGGCAAGGATGACTACGGTATCATGGTTCTTGCCGACCGTCGGTTTCAAAAGAAACGGAGTCAACTGCCCAAGTGGATCAACCAGGGTcttctcgacgccgacgtcaaTCTGAGCACCGATATGGCCGTGAGCAGCGCACGGAGGTTCCTTCGCACCATGGCGCAGCCCTTCCGCGCAAAGGACCAAGAGGGGATCAGCACGTGGGGCTACCAAGACCTTAGAGAACACAAGGAAAAAATGGACGCGGAGAGAAAAcgcgaagaggaggaggcgcagcgTAATGTGACGGTCAAGGACCTCGCCAGCTTGAACACTTATGAatacgacgacgaagagctGGATCAGGAAATGATGGAGTTGGACGACTTCTGA
- a CDS encoding uncharacterized protein (EggNog:ENOG503NWQW~COG:I~COG:U): MAAPTHTRGPGCRLAPVRHPALENDMPPTAAQFFYSSLIPIDDPLSTGSPASTSDPRSSKRQLRPFSTEDNIALEKAWLNLASQPDRLRHLGSRLGREFEGSAPGNAFAERETLVQMLAMDHREKHPHAASTLDPSNAVTRASIVPCCTELLMSVSEGLQTSFCSLSRKHDPQLSIEEVARDVLTAMNASRRPGAADNQEQISPTSSPRGHPGGKDNEHLQRAHNESSDAKRRPRSTSQLTSSSSRTHTPSSARATLRAHHGDDGISGKPFVRVVSLDSHPASGSTSLPRTAVVANAPSARRDDGGSADRDTSPALLEHLENSNAVMPGVKSMAEVPVGVSRLHKVSLPLLQMKPIYWSPVNDIAIVTRATWFYRDTMLPIAPVVANQLEAGYQELRPWTETWNDEIRCAIDVGPLGEEKVAHLLWPQDSHQPYLNKKGAEAEARVSSDPFCASRCSQGEAACQGSIEPVLNGPAIASGPSNRPFANYHVIYQDEGQAFLLKPSLKPSAYYGRTPLNKIVKGFTVGVPVIRGFDRHTWDRLHEKTRVTVGQPAVSATEELQQEDNCNTCTACKAAKRDNQVTDLILVAHGIGQKFAERVESFHFTHAINGFRRAVNLEMSNPLVREIIRKDQNGLMILPLNWRTGLSFEDGGPVREEDEAARSADSFALKDIEPSTIPAVRSMMSDVMFDIPFYMSHHKGKMIKALVSEANRVYRLWCRNNPGFAEKGRVHLIAHSLGSAMALDILSHQPTRVPRLDLSRPEPATSFFEFDTCNLFLLGSPAGFFLLLERGTLVPRRGQRKPGADPTDVTAKSVVGETGTLGCLAVDNIYNILAKEDPIAYLLNGAVDPAYASGLKVAYVPSTTTSILKSIGDAVRNVVPGMAPAPDILAMEAERPPTVRLPSQLELEVHDFSREEIAEKKFLLLNDNGQIDWFLKSGGGPLEIQYLNMLSAHTSYWTNQDFIRMLCIEIARRPGRAFTVPALRAVKAGKRFSPATQ; this comes from the exons ATGGCAGCCCCAACTCACACCCGCGGCCCCGGATGCCGCCTCGCTCCCGTACGCCACCCAGCCCTCGAAAACGACATGCCTCCGACCGCCGCCCAATTCTTCTATTCATCCCTCATCCCTATCGATGACCCCCTATCAACAGGCTCCCCTGCCAGCACGTCCGACCCGAGATCTTCAAAACGGCAGCTTCGCCCCTTTAGTACCGAGGACAACATTGCTCTAGAGAAGGCATGGCTGAACCTTGCGTCGCAGCCAGACCGCCTCCGGCACCTTGGGTCCAGACTTGGCCGCGAATTCGAGGGCTCGGCCCCGGGAAATGCCTtcgcagagagagagacgctCGTTCAAATGCTGGCGATGGATCACCGAGAGAAGCACCCTCATGCCGCCTCCACATTAGATCCTTCAAATGCAGTCACGCGGGCTTCCATTGTCCCATGTTGCACCGAACTCCTCATGAGTGTCTCGGAAGGGTTGCAAACCAGCTTCTGTAGCTTGTCCCGGAAACACGACCCACAATTGAGCATTGAGGAGGTTGCGCGCGACGTTCTCACGGCCATGAACGCTTCGCGTAGACCCGGTGCTGCTGACAACCAAGAGCAGAtatcgccgacgagcagtcCTCGGGGGCATCCCGGTGGCAAAGACAATGAACATCTTCAGCGTGCCCACAACGAGAGCTCTGATGCAAAGCGGCGGCCTCGTTCGACATCCCAGCTTACCAGCAGCTCGTCTCGGACTCATACAcccagcagcgcgcgggcgacctTACGCGCCCACCacggtgatgatggcatcTCAGGCAAACCATTTGTGCGCGTTGTCAGCCTTGACAGTCATCCAGCGTCGGGATCAACTTCACTTccgcgcaccgccgtcgttgcAAATGCTCCATCTGCTAGACGGGACGATGGAGGCTCTGCAGATCGCGATACATCTCCAGCGCTACTGGAACATCTTGAGAACTCAAATGCCGTGATGCCGGGCGTGAAGAGCATGGCGGAAGTCCCTGTTGGCGTATCCCGCTTGCATAAAGTCTCTCTCCCATTGTTACAGATGAAACCGATTTATTGGTCTCCAGTCAACGATATCGCAATAGTAACAAGAGCCACCTGGTTCTACAG AGACACCATGTTGCCAATCGCTCCTGTTGTCGCCAACCAGCTTGAAGCTGGGTATCAAGAGTTGCGTCCATGGACTGAGACCTGGAACGACGAAATTCGATGCGCCATAGATGTTGGGCCACTGGGTGAGGAGAAAGTGGCGCATTTACTCTGGCCACAAGACTCACATCAGCCATACTTGAACAAAAAAGGTGCTGAGGCTGAAGCACGTGTTTCCTCTGACCCTTTTTGCGCCTCACGCTGCTCTCAAGGCGAAGCAGCCTGCCAAGGCTCCATCGAACCTGTTCTGAATGGGCCAGCCATTGCCTCAGGACCGTCTAATAGGCCATTTGCCAACTATCACGTCATCTACCAAGACGAGGGGCAGGCGTTCTTGTTAAAGCCCAGCCTGAAACCGTCGGCATACTATGGGAGGACACCTTTGAACAAAATAGTGAAAGGTTTTACTGTTGGGGTACCCGTCATCAGAGGATTTGATCGTCACACCTGGGACCGCCTTCACGAAAAGACGCGGGTGACTGTAGGCCAACCCGCTGTGTCAGCGACTGAGGAGCTTCAGCAAGAGGACAACTGCAATACATGCACGGCATGCAAGGCAGCCAAGCGCGACAATCAAGTCACCGACCTGATTCTTGTAGCTCACGGGATTGGGCAAAAGTTTGCAGAAAGGGTGGAGAGCTTCCATTTTACCCATGCCATCAATGGCTTCCGAAGAGCCGTTAACTTGGAGATGAGCAATCCGCTCGTCCGAGAAATAATACGGAAGGACCAAAATGGCCTCATGATTCTGCCTCTTAACTGGAGGACTGGTTTGTCCTTTGAGGACGGCGGCCCTGTTcgagaggaagacgaggcagCGCGGTCCGCCGACTCTTTCGCACTGAAAGACATTGAACCGAGCACCATCCCAGCCGTCCGCAGCATGATGTCCGATGTCATGTTCGACATCCCCTTCTATATGTCCCACCACAAGGGCAAAATGATCAAGGCCCTAGTGTCTGAGGCGAACCGGGTATATCGACTCTGGTGCCGGAACAATCCTGGCTTCGCCGAGAAGGGAAGAGTTCATCTCATTGCGCACTCTCTGGGTAGCGCCATGGCGCTCGATATCCTCTCGCATCAGCCAACAAGGGTGCCAAGGCTTGACCTCTCGCGACCCGAGCCCGCAACAAGCTTCTTCGAGTTCGACACGTGCAACCTCTTCCTCCTAGGTAGCCCCGCTGGATTTTTCCTTCTGCTCGAGCGCGGTACCCTCGTGCCACGGCGCGGACAGCGCAAGCCTGGAGCTGACCCAACTGATGTTACTGCAAAGTCTGTTGTCGGAGAAACGGGCACCCTCGGATGCCTGGCCGTGGACAACATCTACAACATCCTTGCCAAGGAGGATCCGATTGCCTACCTGCTCAACGGTGCAGTGGACCCGGCGTATGCGTCTGGCCTCAAGGTTGCCTACGTCCCCAGTACGACAACATCAATCTTGAAATCTATCGGAGACGCTGTACGTAACGTTGTTCCAGGCATGGCCCCGGCCCCCGATATCCTCGCTATGGAAGCAGAACGGCCGCCAACAGTACGACTGCCCTCACAGTTGGAATTGGAGGTTCATGACTTCAGTCGCGAGGAAATTGCCGAGAAGAAATTTCTTCTCCTCAATGACAACGGGCAGATCGATTGGTTCCTTAAGTCGGGAGGTGGTCCTCTCGAGATCCAATATCTCAACATGCTCAGCGCCCATACGAGCTACTGGACTAACCAGGACTTCATTCGCATGCTTTGCATCGAGATTGCGAGGAGACCAGGTAGAGCCTTCACCGTGCCCGCACTGAGGGCCGTCAAGGCAGGCAAGCGTTTTTCCCCCGCTACCCAATAG
- a CDS encoding Sedoheptulose-bisphosphatase (EggNog:ENOG503P0GF~COG:G) has protein sequence MDHQLEQLLPALSARPALCKSLLPGLLDCVANIAHALRKSHHVALAGTANAFGDDQLNVDVVAEDILRAALSRCPAVATVSSEEDPTERVVNSASAFADKSERYAVAFDPLDGSSIIGPNWTVGTIVGIWDGTSALRQSPADKMIAAVLGIYGPRTTAILAIRLPGSEPVCLEIAIGVRSESGQCCSTILRPAVAFAKAPFKTRYFAPANLRAAAECPSYMRLIAHFVENKYTLRYSGGLVPDLVHALVKGHGVYVSPVTATSTAKLRRLYELCPVALAMECAGGRAIDPDTGDDILARPLDSCDERAGLVCGTPDEVSLVRDFFLGAFGVSE, from the coding sequence ATGGATCATCAACTCGAGCAGCTTCTGCCAGCACTGAGCGCCCGCCCAGCTCTCTGCAAGTCGCTGCTTCCGGGGCTTCTGGATTGCGTCGCCAACATCGCCCATGCCCTGCGCAAGTCGCACCATGTCGCCCTCGCTGGTACCGCAAATGCcttcggcgacgaccagctcaatgtcgacgtcgtggccgaggacaTTCTCCGCGCAGCCCTTTCCCGATGCCCAGCGGTTGCGACGGTTAGCAGCGAGGAGGACCCGACGGAACGGGTCGTCAACAGCGCGTCAGCCTTTGCCGACAAGAGCGAGCGGTATGCCGTTGCGTTTGACCCGCTCGACGGGAGTTCCATTATTGGCCCCAACTGGACCGTCGGCACCATCGTTGGCATTTGGGATGGCACATCGGCGCTGCGTCAGTCCCCTGCGGACAAGATGattgccgccgtcctcggtATTTACGGCCCtcgcaccaccgccatcctcgccatccgccTCCCGGGGTCCGAGCCCGTGTGCTTGGAGATCGCCATCGGCGTCCGAAGCGAGAGTGGCCAGTGCTGCTCCACTATCCTCCGCCCTGCTGTGGCCTTTGCCAAAGCGCCGTTCAAGACGAGGTACTTTGCTCCAGCGAATCTACGGGCAGCCGCGGAATGTCCGTCGTACATGCGGCTTATTGCGCACTTCGTGGAGAACAAATACACGCTGCGGTACAGTGGTGGTTTAGTCCCGGACCTGGTTCACGCCCTCGTCAAGGGCCATGGTGTGTACGTGTCGCCTgtcaccgccaccagcacgGCAAAGTTGCGTCGCCTGTATGAGCTCTGTCCAGTGGCGCTCGCCATGGaatgcgccggcggcagggccaTTGACCCTGACACGGGCGACGACATTCTAGCGCGACCTCTGGATAGCTGCGACGAGAGGGCCGGCCTCGTGTGCGGCACTCCCGATGAGGTCAGCCTTGTGAGGGACTTCTTTCTCGGAGCTTTCGGGGTGAGTGAATGA
- a CDS encoding uncharacterized protein (COG:S~EggNog:ENOG503P5DI), producing MMDLTPPPLIPSPALSHQQKQQQQQPPAQQHQQPPSPHNRPQQAQQRQQHRPQVTSHYGMVQNRSSASSTAGYPSVALLDLDRGTSSTAQRLHLGRSSQALAPRTITEPQWEYPHQLPPVLDTGHDIFANYAIVQPQEPAAEAYHVHPTVGQDWASRHAGHNASDRTSNPVVHGNEFAYTSHDVGMLGVNPHDPSPGPAAHQTLTLPTCPPNDTTGTVLSSSVNPFPSQSPPSFVAQGWIRPSGSGLSQRAVLSVPATSASVVANTTRTRRVPRKHTTKDEANFQCTVEGCGKFFSRSYNYKSHLETHDEQREYPFPCLVSGCHKKFVRKTDLQRHHQSVHAKERNYRCDYCGRLFARKDTLRRHMEDGCSKRFDIKTLDLHSRGLSAPVPPAPRIEQENGGADGKGLLMPPTSPHTLPPEQPWRS from the exons ATGATGGACCTCACGCCTCCACCACTCATTCCGTCGCCAGCACTGTCGCATCAAcaaaagcagcagcagcagcagccgccggcccagcaacaccagcagcCTCCCTCGCCACACAATCGTCCCCAACAAGCACAGCAACGCCAACAGCATCGGCCACAGGTAACGTCACACTATGGCATGGTTCAGAACCGCTCCTCAGCATCATCGACGGCCGGCTACCCCTCGGTCGCTCTCTTGGACCTCGACCGGGGCACCTCTTCGACGGCCCAACGGCTCCATCTAGGTCGATCATCGCAGGCCCTAGCACCAAGGACGATCACCGAGCCGCAGTGGGAGTATCCCCATCAGCTACCTCCGGTGCTTGACACTGGTCATGACATCTTCGCCAACTATGCAATCGTCCAGCCTCAGGAACCGGCTGCTGAAGCCTACCACGTCCATCCAACAGTTGGTCAGGATTGGGCCTCGCGGCACGCGGGACACAATGCAAGTGACCGAACCTCGAATCCCGTTGTCCATGGCAATGAATTCGCATATACCTCCCATGACGTTGGCATGCTAGGAGTTAACCCCCACGACCCGTCCCCTGGGCCAGCGGCACACCAGACACTGACCCTGCCAACATGCCCCCCTAACGATACTACCGGCACCGTCCTGAGCTCTTCGGTCAACCCGTTTCCCTCGCAGTCGCCACCGAGCTTTGTCGCGCAAGGATGGATAAGACCCAGTGGTAGCGGCCTCTCGCAGCGAGCCGTGCTGTCAGTGCCGGCCACCTCAGCTTCTGTCGTCGCAAATACTACCCGCACGCGGCGTGTGCCTCGGAAGCACACTACCAAAGACGAGGCCAATTTTCAATGCACAGTCGAGGGTTGCGGCAAGTTCTTCAGCCGCAGTTACAATTACAAGTCACACCTTGAAACCCATGACGAGCAACGCGAATACCCCTTTCCGTGTCTGGTGAGCGGCTGCCACAAAAAGTTTGTCCGGAAAACCGATCTTCAGCGACATCACCAGAGTGTCCATGCCAAGGAGCGAAATTACCGTTGCGACTACTGTGGCCGGCTCTTCGCCCGCAAAGACACCTTGCGCAG GCATATGGAGGATGGCTGCTCCAAAAGATTCGACATCAAGACTCTCGATCTGCACAGCCGTGGGCTCTCGGCTCCCGTTCCGCCAGCCCCGAGGATCGAGCAAGAGAATGGTGGGGCAGATGGAAAGGGCCTCCTGATGCCACCAACTTCACCACACACACTGCCGCCGGAACAACCCTGGCGAAGTTAA
- the prp3 gene encoding U4/U5/U6 small nuclear ribonucleoprotein prp3 (BUSCO:EOG092621ZV~COG:A~EggNog:ENOG503NW0X), whose product MDSSQHSGLGPRRDAASRVQKPESTADKMAALKARVAAAIGTSKAKGGLSVGLHPALEDLGSWKSQAKTTDSPKTPRTSHVEPAKSPRLNTPNSRPVQGKSKDYNPYFDDSLASQTTGGRRREPKHLVFNQKGKYIQQASALRRQAALENMKKRIAEQTRKAGIDDDLDVEKNFVVEAPPGIEWWDEGLLAGQSYDSLEDPMKLKILSPDSIVTEYIQHPVALEPPQDRHASTAKPMYLTSKEQAKIRRQRRMAELKEMQAKIRLGLVPAPPPKVKKGNLMRVLGDVAVKDPTAVEARVNREIAERHDKHVQANEERQLTKDQKQEKLAKNQQKDADKGIHVLIFKINSLANGQHRYKIGVNAEQLGLTGTCIMHPKFNLVIVEGGAWSINKFRKLMLNRIEWTENSPPKSRDDKREAGRDWLKAETEDGSLKDMSLNECKLVFEGEQKARGFRKWGSKVCETDQEARDVLSRAKMDNFWSLAKGLA is encoded by the exons ATGGATTCTTCACAGCACTCTGGACTAGGCCCGCGCCGTGACGCGGCATCAAGAGTCCAAAAACCTGAGTCTACTGCTGACAAGATGGCGGCTCTCAAGGCTCGTGTGGCAGCCGCCATCGGAACGAGCAAGGCAAAAGGCGGTTTGAGCGTTGGCCTGCACCCGGCCCTCGAGGATCTTGGGTCTTGGAAATCGCAGGCCAAGACCACAGACAGTCCGAAGACACCACGAACATCACATGTTGAGCCGGCCAAGTCACCCCGGCTCAACACGCCGAACAGCCGACCCGTCCAGGGCAAGAGTAAAGACTACAATCCGTATTTCGACGATAGTCTCGCCTCTCAAACAACCGGGGGCAGACGGCGGGAGCCGAAGCATTTGGTTTTCAATCAGAAGGGCAAGTACATTCAGCAAGCGAGTGCCCTCCGTCGGCAGGCTGCCCTGGAAAACATGAAAAAGAGGATAGCGGAGCAGACGCGGAAAGCCGGTATTGATGATGACCTGGACGTCGAGAAGAACTTCGTGGTGGAGGCACCTCCAGGAATCGAGTGGTGGGATgagggcttgcttgctggaCAGAGCTACGACAGCCTCGAGGACCCGATGAAACTGAAGATACTTTCGCCAGACAGCATCGTGACGGAGTACATTCAGCATCCAGTTGCTCTGGAGCCTCCCCAGGACCGCCATGCGTCGACCGCAAAACCCATGTACCTTACATCCAAGGAGCAAGCCAAGatacgccgccagcgtcgtaTGGCAGAGCTGAAGGAAATGCAAGCCAAAATCCGACTCGGATTGGTGCCTGCGCCACCCCCAAAGGTGAAGAAAGGCAACCTAATGCGTGTCCTTGGAGATG TCGCTGTCAAAGACCCTACGGCAGTCGAAGCGAGAGTCAATCGTGAAATAGCGGAGCGTCACGACAAACACGTCCAGGCGAACGAGGAACGCCAGCTCACCAAGGACCAAAAACAAGAAAAGTTGGCCAAAAACCAGCAAAAGGACGCGGACAAGGGTATACATGTCCTAATCTTCAAAATCAACAGCCTGGCCAATGGGCAGCATCGCTACAAGATCGGTGTCAACGCCGAGCAGTTGGGCCTCACGGGGACTTGCATCATGCACCCCAAATTCAATCTCGTCATTGTCGAGGGTGGAGCATGGAGCATAAACAAATTTCGGAAGCTGATGCTCAACCGCATTGAATGGACTGAGAACTCTCCACCAAAGTCCAGGGACGACAAGCGCGAAGCTGGCCGCGACtggctcaaggccgagaccGAGGACGGGAGCCTCAAGGACATGTCATTGAACGAATGTAAGCTTGTCTTTGAAGGCGAGCAAAAGGCGAGAGGCTTTCGAAAATGGGGCAGCAAGGTTTGTGAGACGGACCAAGAGGCCAGAGACGTTCTTTCACGGGCCAAGATGGACAATTTCTGGTCTCTGGCCAAGGGGCTGGCTTAG